The proteins below are encoded in one region of Methylobacillus flagellatus KT:
- a CDS encoding CysB family HTH-type transcriptional regulator: protein MKIHQLRYIREVARQGLSVSLAADALHTSQPGVSKQIQLLEDELNLQIFKRNGKRLIGVTEPGKIILQLAERVMIEMDNIKRVGDEFSHEDSGTLTIATTHTQARYRLPAAVKEFMQRYPKVKLTIHQGNPTQVAEQVQKGEADIGIATESISSYSDLLCLPCYQWNRCIVMPQGHPLLAEQPITLEKITRYPLITYDFAFTGGSLVSKVFEKAGLNPNVVLTAIDADVIKTYVNLGLGVGLVANMAYDPQRDSHLAMLDVSDLFPPSTTYIGLRRDAYLRGYAYAFIELLAPHYPRKAVEAELKIGYSAPE, encoded by the coding sequence ATGAAAATACATCAATTGCGGTATATCCGTGAGGTCGCCCGTCAGGGCTTGAGTGTATCTCTTGCGGCTGATGCCTTGCACACTTCGCAGCCGGGTGTAAGCAAGCAGATCCAGCTGCTTGAGGACGAGCTCAACCTGCAGATATTCAAGCGCAATGGCAAGAGGCTGATCGGTGTCACTGAGCCGGGCAAGATTATACTGCAGTTGGCCGAGCGCGTCATGATCGAGATGGACAACATCAAGCGTGTCGGCGACGAGTTTTCTCATGAGGACTCGGGTACCCTGACCATTGCCACTACCCATACCCAGGCGCGTTACCGTTTGCCTGCGGCGGTAAAAGAGTTCATGCAGCGCTACCCCAAGGTCAAGCTGACCATCCATCAGGGCAATCCCACTCAGGTGGCCGAGCAGGTGCAGAAAGGCGAAGCGGATATCGGGATTGCGACGGAGTCCATCAGCAGTTATTCCGATCTGCTTTGCCTGCCTTGCTACCAATGGAACCGTTGCATCGTAATGCCGCAAGGCCACCCCTTGTTGGCGGAGCAACCCATCACACTGGAGAAAATCACGCGCTATCCCTTGATCACGTATGATTTTGCTTTTACCGGCGGCTCGTTGGTCAGCAAGGTTTTCGAGAAGGCCGGCCTGAACCCCAACGTGGTACTGACCGCAATCGATGCGGATGTGATCAAGACCTACGTCAATCTCGGGCTTGGTGTGGGCCTGGTTGCCAACATGGCCTATGACCCACAGCGTGATAGCCACTTGGCCATGCTGGATGTGAGCGATCTATTCCCGCCCAGCACAACTTATATCGGCTTGCGGCGCGACGCTTACCTGCGTGGGTATGCTTATGCTTTCATTGAGTTGTTGGCGCCGCATTACCCCCGCAAGGCAGTGGAGGCTGAGCTCAAGATTGGTTACAGCGCGCCGGAGTGA
- a CDS encoding sulfite exporter TauE/SafE family protein, with protein MDIGYILSGFAVGFLVGITGVGGGSLMTPLLVFLFGFKPVVAVGTDLLFAALTKTGGVWVHHGTHKSVDWKVVGLLSAGSLPVSVVTIYVIKHLMAIGKEISGLITYALGIALILTACALLVRSILMRNKVREVEQGIISTGRFTGSTQVTATILTGAVLGALVTLSSVGAGALGTIAILLLYPKMSTLKVVGTDLAHAIPLTAIAGIGHWTLGHVDFALLGSLLIGSLPGIWIGSHLSAKIPEKVLRPILAVILLLIGLKFVLA; from the coding sequence ATGGACATAGGATACATTCTCTCCGGCTTTGCCGTAGGTTTTCTTGTAGGCATTACCGGAGTGGGAGGCGGCTCATTGATGACGCCTCTACTGGTATTCCTGTTTGGTTTCAAGCCAGTGGTCGCAGTTGGAACCGATTTGCTGTTTGCTGCACTAACCAAGACAGGTGGCGTATGGGTGCACCACGGCACGCATAAGTCTGTCGACTGGAAGGTCGTCGGCCTGTTGTCGGCTGGCAGCCTGCCGGTATCGGTGGTCACTATTTACGTCATCAAGCACCTGATGGCGATAGGCAAGGAAATCAGCGGGCTGATCACTTATGCCCTAGGCATCGCATTGATCCTGACGGCATGCGCCCTGTTGGTTCGCAGCATCCTGATGCGCAACAAGGTGCGGGAAGTTGAGCAAGGGATCATCAGCACCGGGCGCTTCACCGGCTCAACCCAGGTGACGGCCACCATCTTGACTGGCGCCGTGCTGGGGGCATTGGTAACGTTATCTTCAGTAGGGGCAGGAGCACTGGGCACGATTGCGATCCTTCTCCTCTACCCGAAGATGAGCACCTTGAAAGTCGTGGGCACCGATCTTGCCCATGCCATCCCGTTGACTGCGATTGCAGGCATCGGGCATTGGACATTGGGTCACGTGGATTTTGCATTGCTAGGCAGCCTGTTGATCGGCTCGTTGCCCGGTATCTGGATTGGCAGTCATTTGAGTGCCAAAATTCCGGAAAAAGTGTTACGCCCGATCCTGGCAGTGATCCTGTTGCTGATCGGTTTGAAATTTGTTCTAGCATAA
- a CDS encoding nitrite/sulfite reductase, with protein MYIYDEIDQAIVDERVKQYRDQTRRFLAGELSDEEFRPLRLQNGLYIQRHAPMLRIAVPYGMLSSRQLRKLGDIAKRYDRGYGHFSTRQNLQLNWPQLEDVPDILAELATVQMHAIQTSGNCIRNITTDQFAGVAPDEVVDPRAIAEIARQWSTFHPEFALLPRKFKIAVSGTKQDRALIQTHDIGLEFYRDQEDKIAVRVWVGGGLGRTPILGSVIREHLEWQHVLTYCEAIIRVYNLHGRRDNAYKARIKILVKALGIEEFRRQVEEEWQYLKDSPNTITEAELARVSKYFTQMPYETLSDHDAGFDSAIASNPAFAAWVKRNTHPHKQPGYRAVTLSLKSHGRPPGDITSEQMHIVADLADEYSFGEVRPSHEQNLILADVKLSDLYSLWEKARAAGLATPNIGLLTDIICCPGGDFCALANAKSIPIAEAIQMQFDDLDYLYDIGEIELNISGCMNACGHHHVGHIGILGVDKDGSEWYQVTLGGKQGNDASIGTVLGPSFAAEEMPGVIQKLIDVYVRERTPEERFIDTVRRIGVAPFKTHVYGEKKKEVAHA; from the coding sequence ATGTATATATACGACGAAATTGACCAGGCCATCGTAGACGAGCGTGTCAAACAGTACCGTGACCAGACTCGCCGCTTTCTTGCGGGAGAGCTGAGTGACGAGGAATTCCGTCCGCTGCGTCTGCAAAATGGCCTGTACATCCAGCGTCATGCCCCAATGCTACGCATTGCAGTCCCTTACGGCATGCTGTCTTCCAGACAGCTGCGCAAGCTGGGCGACATTGCCAAGCGCTATGACCGCGGCTATGGCCACTTCAGCACCAGGCAGAACTTGCAATTGAACTGGCCCCAGCTGGAGGATGTGCCCGACATCCTGGCAGAGCTCGCCACTGTGCAGATGCATGCCATCCAGACTTCCGGCAATTGCATCCGCAACATCACCACTGACCAGTTTGCCGGCGTAGCGCCTGACGAAGTGGTCGATCCGCGCGCCATTGCGGAAATCGCCCGCCAATGGAGTACCTTCCACCCTGAATTCGCTTTGCTGCCGCGCAAGTTCAAGATTGCAGTATCGGGCACCAAGCAGGATCGCGCCCTGATCCAGACACACGATATCGGTCTGGAGTTCTATCGCGACCAGGAAGACAAGATCGCCGTTCGCGTCTGGGTCGGCGGCGGTCTTGGCCGTACCCCCATTCTCGGTTCCGTCATACGCGAGCATCTGGAATGGCAGCACGTACTGACCTATTGTGAAGCCATTATTCGCGTCTACAACCTCCATGGTCGCCGCGACAACGCCTACAAGGCGCGTATCAAAATTCTGGTCAAGGCACTGGGTATCGAGGAATTCCGCCGCCAGGTGGAAGAGGAGTGGCAGTACCTCAAGGACAGCCCGAATACCATCACCGAGGCTGAGCTCGCCCGTGTGAGCAAGTATTTCACGCAGATGCCCTATGAAACGCTGTCGGATCATGATGCCGGCTTTGATAGCGCAATTGCGAGCAACCCGGCGTTCGCTGCCTGGGTCAAGCGCAACACCCATCCACACAAGCAGCCCGGCTACCGCGCCGTCACCCTGTCGCTCAAGTCGCATGGCCGCCCGCCCGGCGACATCACCTCTGAACAAATGCATATCGTCGCGGATCTGGCCGATGAATACAGCTTCGGCGAAGTGCGGCCTTCGCACGAGCAGAACCTGATCCTGGCCGACGTCAAGCTGTCAGACCTGTACTCCCTGTGGGAGAAAGCACGGGCGGCAGGTCTGGCCACCCCCAACATCGGGTTGCTGACTGACATCATCTGCTGCCCTGGCGGGGACTTCTGCGCACTGGCCAATGCCAAGAGCATCCCGATCGCAGAGGCCATCCAGATGCAATTTGACGACCTGGACTATCTCTACGATATCGGCGAAATTGAACTGAATATCTCTGGTTGCATGAATGCCTGCGGCCACCACCATGTGGGTCATATCGGTATTCTTGGCGTCGACAAGGATGGTTCCGAATGGTACCAGGTCACGCTGGGCGGCAAGCAAGGAAACGATGCAAGCATCGGCACCGTGCTCGGTCCATCGTTCGCTGCCGAAGAAATGCCTGGTGTCATCCAGAAGCTCATCGATGTCTACGTGCGCGAGCGTACCCCGGAAGAGCGCTTCATCGACACGGTACGGCGCATCGGCGTTGCCCCGTTCAAGACCCATGTTTACGGCGAGAAGAAAAAGGAAGTCGCACATGCCTGA
- a CDS encoding DUF934 domain-containing protein produces MPDHRSNLILNNAIVEDEWTLVTMPAGEEVVKKQAGKVVLFKLTGETSYTPEQIANTVIPASGKILVPLAVWRERKAELTARHAAGELGVWLATHELLEDLIASVEDINSFPLIAVHVERFADGRIFSIGNLLRTRYHYKNTLRAFGDVLRDQLFFLKRCGFNSYLIRADRSAEDALASLQDFSQPYQGAVDEQLPVWRRVNRQPVAQ; encoded by the coding sequence ATGCCTGATCATCGCTCCAACCTCATCCTGAACAACGCTATCGTCGAGGACGAATGGACGCTGGTCACCATGCCAGCGGGCGAAGAAGTGGTCAAGAAACAAGCCGGCAAGGTCGTGCTGTTCAAACTCACTGGCGAAACCAGCTACACTCCCGAGCAAATCGCCAATACCGTCATTCCAGCGAGCGGGAAGATTCTCGTGCCGTTGGCGGTATGGCGCGAACGCAAAGCCGAGTTGACAGCCCGGCATGCTGCGGGCGAGCTGGGTGTATGGCTTGCCACCCACGAACTGCTGGAAGACTTGATCGCTTCCGTGGAAGACATCAACAGCTTCCCCCTCATTGCCGTGCATGTGGAACGCTTTGCCGACGGACGCATTTTCTCGATCGGCAACCTGTTGCGCACGCGCTACCACTACAAGAACACCCTGCGGGCGTTTGGTGACGTCCTGCGTGACCAACTGTTCTTCCTCAAGCGCTGCGGATTCAACAGCTACCTGATCCGTGCCGACCGCTCGGCGGAAGACGCCCTGGCCAGCCTGCAGGACTTCAGCCAGCCATACCAGGGCGCCGTCGACGAGCAATTGCCTGTTTGGCGCCGCGTGAACCGGCAACCCGTTGCACAATAA
- the cysD gene encoding sulfate adenylyltransferase subunit CysD: protein MTTLNQHTLSHLDWLEAEAIHILREVAGQCSNPVLLFSGGKDSLCMLRLAEKAFRPGRFPFPLMHIDTGHNYQEVINFRDQRAAELGERLIVRSVEDSIKRGSVVLKSPDEPRNKHQSVTLLEAIEEFGFDCCIGGARRDEEKARAKERIMSFRDEFGQWDPKNQRPELWNLYNARTHKGENIRAFPISNWTEMDVWQYIEREKLELPSIYFAHKRDIVMRNGAIVPVNVPLSSGEVINQPKPGEEIINMQVRFRTVGDITCTAPVPSDADSVSKIVLETATTTITERGATRLDDQTSDASMEQRKKEGYF, encoded by the coding sequence ATGACGACCTTGAATCAACACACCCTTTCCCATCTTGACTGGCTGGAGGCCGAAGCCATCCACATCCTGCGCGAAGTGGCAGGCCAATGCTCCAATCCGGTATTACTGTTTTCCGGCGGCAAGGATTCCCTGTGCATGCTGCGCCTGGCGGAAAAAGCCTTCCGCCCAGGTCGCTTCCCCTTTCCGCTCATGCATATCGACACCGGACACAACTATCAGGAAGTCATCAATTTCCGCGACCAGCGCGCCGCAGAACTGGGTGAGCGCCTGATCGTGCGTTCGGTGGAAGACTCCATCAAGCGCGGCAGCGTGGTATTGAAATCGCCGGATGAACCCCGCAACAAGCACCAGTCCGTCACCCTGCTGGAGGCAATCGAGGAGTTTGGCTTCGACTGCTGCATCGGCGGCGCGCGGCGCGACGAGGAAAAAGCCAGGGCCAAGGAACGTATCATGAGCTTCCGTGACGAGTTCGGCCAATGGGATCCCAAGAACCAGCGTCCGGAATTGTGGAACCTCTACAATGCCCGCACGCACAAGGGTGAAAACATCCGCGCCTTCCCGATTTCCAATTGGACAGAAATGGATGTCTGGCAATATATCGAGCGAGAAAAGCTGGAACTGCCCAGCATCTATTTTGCTCACAAGCGCGATATCGTGATGCGCAACGGCGCCATTGTGCCCGTCAACGTGCCATTAAGTAGTGGTGAAGTCATCAACCAGCCCAAGCCCGGCGAGGAAATCATCAATATGCAGGTCCGTTTCCGCACCGTTGGCGACATCACCTGCACTGCGCCTGTGCCCAGCGACGCAGATTCCGTAAGCAAGATCGTGCTGGAAACCGCCACCACCACCATCACTGAGCGCGGCGCGACTCGCCTGGACGATCAGACGTCGGATGCCTCGATGGAGCAACGCAAGAAGGAAGGCTACTTTTAA
- the cysN gene encoding sulfate adenylyltransferase subunit CysN translates to MSKLENLPAHNDSLLRFMTCGSVDDGKSTLIGRLLYDTKTILADTLTQIERTSQKRGMESVDLSLLTDGLQAEREQGITIDVAYRYFSTGTRKYIIADAPGHEQYTRNMVTAASTANLAIILIDARKGVLTQTRRHSYLAQLVGIPHIVVAINKMDLVDYSQAEFERIRATYLEFAEQIGLQRNGRDIHFVPMSALNGDMIVDRGTAMPWYQGPTVLELLESAPPAHSERTESFRFPVQFVCRPHASDNPELHDFRGFMGRIESGNIAVGDEVIVLPSGLSSRVKAIQLGDVALPHAITEQSVTILLEDEIDISRGDMIVKKTDVPAPVKQLNAMVCWLSETPLSPARTYIIRHTTRESKAKVASIAYKIDVNTTEQLAAEGSLNMNDIASISFKLAQPLMVDPYAVNRATGSFIIIDESTNNTVGAGMVQA, encoded by the coding sequence ATGTCAAAACTAGAAAACCTACCTGCGCACAACGACAGTCTGTTGCGCTTCATGACCTGTGGTAGCGTGGATGACGGCAAGAGCACACTCATTGGCCGCCTGTTGTACGACACCAAGACTATTCTGGCAGACACCCTGACCCAGATCGAGCGCACATCGCAGAAGCGTGGCATGGAATCAGTTGATCTCTCCCTGCTGACCGACGGCCTGCAGGCAGAGCGCGAACAAGGAATCACCATCGATGTGGCCTACCGCTATTTCAGCACCGGCACCCGCAAATACATCATTGCCGACGCGCCGGGCCACGAGCAGTACACGCGCAACATGGTCACGGCCGCCTCCACCGCCAACCTTGCCATCATCCTGATCGACGCACGCAAAGGTGTGCTGACCCAGACCCGCCGCCACTCCTACCTGGCGCAACTGGTGGGCATTCCGCACATCGTGGTCGCGATCAACAAAATGGACCTGGTAGATTATTCTCAGGCCGAATTCGAGCGCATCCGCGCCACTTATCTCGAATTCGCAGAACAGATCGGCCTGCAGCGCAATGGCCGCGATATCCACTTCGTACCCATGTCCGCGCTCAACGGCGACATGATCGTCGATCGCGGCACGGCCATGCCCTGGTACCAAGGCCCGACCGTGCTCGAGTTGCTGGAGTCGGCACCGCCCGCGCATTCCGAACGCACGGAATCCTTCCGCTTCCCGGTGCAATTCGTTTGCCGCCCGCATGCTTCTGATAATCCGGAGCTGCATGACTTCCGCGGCTTCATGGGGCGTATCGAGTCTGGCAATATCGCCGTGGGCGACGAGGTGATCGTGCTGCCTTCCGGCCTGAGCTCACGCGTAAAGGCCATCCAGCTGGGCGACGTGGCATTGCCGCATGCCATCACCGAGCAGTCCGTCACCATCCTGCTTGAGGACGAGATCGATATTTCCCGCGGCGACATGATTGTGAAGAAAACCGATGTCCCGGCACCAGTCAAGCAGCTGAACGCCATGGTGTGCTGGTTGTCCGAGACCCCACTCTCCCCCGCCCGCACCTATATCATTCGCCATACGACGCGCGAATCCAAGGCCAAGGTGGCCAGCATCGCTTACAAGATCGATGTCAACACTACAGAACAGCTGGCAGCCGAAGGCAGCCTGAACATGAATGATATCGCCAGCATCAGCTTTAAGCTCGCGCAGCCCTTGATGGTTGACCCTTATGCAGTCAACCGTGCCACCGGTTCCTTCATTATTATCGATGAGTCTACCAACAACACGGTGGGCGCGGGAATGGTACAGGCCTGA
- the fdxA gene encoding ferredoxin FdxA, giving the protein MAYVVTENCIQCKYTDCVDVCPVDCFVEGPNFLAINPDECIDCTLCVAECPAEAIFSEDDVPEDQQEFIELNARLAQIWPSITARKAPLPDADANNGVPGKRSLLIE; this is encoded by the coding sequence ATGGCATACGTAGTAACCGAGAACTGCATCCAGTGCAAATATACCGATTGCGTCGATGTTTGCCCGGTGGATTGTTTTGTTGAAGGCCCTAATTTCCTGGCGATCAATCCGGACGAGTGCATAGATTGCACCCTGTGCGTCGCGGAATGTCCTGCCGAAGCCATCTTCTCCGAGGATGATGTACCTGAAGACCAGCAGGAATTCATCGAACTGAACGCGCGCCTCGCGCAGATATGGCCATCCATTACCGCCCGCAAGGCGCCTTTGCCTGATGCCGATGCCAACAATGGCGTCCCCGGCAAACGCAGCTTGCTGATTGAATAG